The genomic stretch TGGAAAGGTGGACGTTTTCGCAACAATGATGTGCTGGAAGGAGTTCAAAGGATACCATTATGGCTTGAAGCGTTCCCAGATGCTAATCCGTGCCACCAGCTGAGATCGGATGTGGTATAACAATGGCTAGGTGATACAatattttatgcaattgagtTAACGGCTAATAAAACCGATTGCATTCAGTCAAATGCAGCGTAAATTGTTGCCGGTATTATTAATGATGTAAACGGTTTTCTTGCCGCCTACAGCACTGCGAATGCGAAAGGGAAAAAGTGTACCCGTGTAAGTGATAAGCTATATTCTACGCGGTGATAAACTTGCCACTAGAGTATCCTGAGCGTCGTTACTGAgattaaaaataagttttgtgGTTTACCACAAAACTGGCGCGAAAGCTGACGGGGTCGAGTACAGTCGCACTTTGCTGCACtgtattaatttttgtttatttgttttgtctCCAAACACAAATATTCTGTTAGTTTAACATAATGAGCAAATGTTAAACCCAATTTAACTTGTATTTACCTGAAGTTGAACTTTCATCATCAGTTCTTTTGTGTCCACATATCAAACAATTATAAATCTAGCCTACATTTTGGCATGGCGTCTAATTAGTAATGAATTACCTAATCGCAATTGCTTGAAGCAACGTGCCCTAACGGATGAAACCCGTGCCATTACTCGCAGCATCTTACACAAAAATACGTCACAGGAACACATGCAGCGACTTACGCTAGCAGCCGCCATGTGCGATGACATTCGCGAAGAACAGATCTAATGAAAATAAGAGCGAAGTTAGATCGTTCTTAGGTCTAGCGAACCACCATCAACGAAGTTCTTAGAAAACTCACGCAAAAAGGGGTTACGTATAATTGTGGAGAACCCGAACAATCAGCATTCATAGAGATAAAATGCAGAATAGCAAAAGCTGACTGATTGGAGTTCTCTAGACTAGAAGATGGAACCTCACTTATTGCCGATGCAAGTCCTTATGCGCTCGGAGCAGTTCTAATACAGACAAATGACCAAGGTGAAtcacgttttattgtgtttGCATCCAAATCGTTGATTGATACTGAAGGGATATAGTCATTCCACAAAGGAAGCGTTCGATTTAGTTTGGGGAGTAGAACGGTTTCAAACATATATTAGAACATAGTTCTATATGTTTTCAAATAGCGTGCATAGAACAGAGCAGCGACATTATATAATCAATAAATACAGTTGATCGTAGTTTGGAAATCTATCCAACCCAGTTTCAACcctgtttcgtttctttctcaGATAAATTGCCAAATAATCTTTTATTTACTGCTCGACGTGAATTGAAATTTCTTCTTCGTCGCTCGATGATTCGAGACACAAAGCCATATGTTGCTGGGAGCATGATCTGCTGTTTAGATTCTGACCCGTTTAAAGATTTTAAGAGTGATCTTCTGTGCCACAATTCTGCTTCAAAATTTGATGCAATTGAGACGAGAACTAAAGAAAATACGATCACAATACAAGGGAAGTCATTCTCCAGCATAACAATGCTAGACCCACCTCGTGTACGGGGTAACCCAGAAGTGTCACCCACCGTGCAAATATTAATTCAAGTTACCATGCGCATTGAACAATGTCAATGATTAAGAACTCCTTCACTATATATAAAGTATTTCTGCACTCGTGATGCGATAATGAGGGTGTCGAAGAAAAAATTGAAGATTACCAATTTGAATTCCATTCATTAAATATTGCCATCGATTAGTTATTTAGCTTGTCGCTTTAAAAAATGGTTATCAGCAAGagattgtaaatttttgaagaaatttgaaCTTAAAAATTCTAAGCCATTATCAATTAGTGCGCGTTAATTTGAAAAGAATAATGTACAGTCCCTCCACAATTGTGGATCATCTACAATGATTGGTCACTTTTAcgaaaatacgtctattctcacgaaaccaACCAATTTTCATTAGCCACGGTATTTCTTTTAACTTAGTTGTAACCTTATTTATACGATAGAAATGAATCAAATTTGCAAGTGTCACAAAAAATGATAATTCTACCCGGTGCATTAAACGAAGTCACCCATAATTGTAATAATGATCAATTTTgtggtgcacaattgtgggttaGTTCATATCTTGGCTATTTAtattacttttgcatcataataCATCGAGACTGAATGAAATAACTAATCATCAAGAATTTTCAACATTAAAATAACTCttgtgaaactaattgttgatcgaaagtacacatccgaacacagagatagatagtaaaacatatGAGGTTTATAACTTCtccgattttatatttatttttgaaaaattcagacaacacgttgactgactcataattgtagagggactgtatatgTACATATTTAAAGGTGTAATCTAATTTCAAACTAACTGAGTGAGGTGATTCAAATACAAATGCAAACCTCCTTAACCGGGATTAATCAGACAGCTCATTAGTCACCCTACGAAACAGAGACAGCATTCAACAAGCGGCTGGGGGATTCACCGGAATTCAGAAACAACGCTGGAGCAGTGAGCTGCGTGATAACCGGTAACTTCAGTTATCAACCAACAGTGAGAGTATAAGCATAATGTTATTACTCGGAATTCTTCTACTCAGCATCCAGAGCTCAAGCACTGAGAGCTTGAAAAATGTTACTAATTCCGGATTCGGATATGAGCTTGCTCTTGCTGGACTGGAAGCGATCAATTTTAGGTGAGTGAATTAAGATCTTCAATACCGAAAGCCACATATTACTTATTCAAATCATACAAAATGCAGTTTACTAACAGATCAGCTCCGTTCGAAGCAATACCATCAGACCCTAGAGTCGGTGGTAACGAATCTCCAGAATACCCTCGCTAACACGGAGCAGATGGTAATACGACAAAGTAAACTTTTGAGCAACTTTGAAGTCCAACTAAAGAAGCTGTCGGCCACTATCGAACCAGTTGGTAATATTCCTACGATCCTAAGTGAGCTTGATTTGCTGGCTCACAACATCACACAACTGCTTGTGCGCGTGGCGTGAGTAAATAGTATTAAACCATTATTAGTGCACGTAAGTTCATTAATTTCTTCGTGCTTTAGGAGCATCACCCGTGTTCAGCAAGTACTACCTACAACGGAAATGTTGAATGATTTTATCCTACAAACCCTCTCCGAACGGCTTCGGACTCCAGGAATGCTTAAAACACTAGAACCTCGCGAACTACCGACTTCTTGTGCCAATGCGCCCGATCGGAGCTCCGGAATTCGTCGAATCCATCCACAACCGGGTTTTACGGATGCGTTCGAAGTCTACTGTGAACAGGACTACGAAGATGGTGGCTGGATAGTAATACAGAACCGTTTCGATGGTTCGGTAAATTTCTACCGCGGCTGGAGTGAGTACGAGTCCGGTTTCGGTAGTTTGAGGGGAGAGTTTTGGCTTGGATTGCGAAAAATCCATGAGCTAACGTATGGCAAACCTCACGAACTGCACGTCATACTGGAAGATTTCGAAGGTCAAACCGTGGTTGCTAAATATAGTCACATTCTTGTTGGGGGACCGAACGAGAAGTATTCTTTGAATAGTCTAGGGACTTATGGCGGTACGGCCGGCGATTCTCTCAGCGATGCGGTCAAGATGAAGTTCTCAACACTGGATTCGGATAATGACTCTCACGCTACGGATAATTGTGCCGTGCTATTTCAAGGGGCTTGGTGGTATGGCGCTTGTCATTCAAGG from Wyeomyia smithii strain HCP4-BCI-WySm-NY-G18 chromosome 3, ASM2978416v1, whole genome shotgun sequence encodes the following:
- the LOC129727856 gene encoding microfibril-associated glycoprotein 4-like; its protein translation is MLLLGILLLSIQSSSTESLKNVTNSGFGYELALAGLEAINFSLLTDQLRSKQYHQTLESVVTNLQNTLANTEQMVIRQSKLLSNFEVQLKKLSATIEPVGNIPTILSELDLLAHNITQLLVRVASITRVQQVLPTTEMLNDFILQTLSERLRTPGMLKTLEPRELPTSCANAPDRSSGIRRIHPQPGFTDAFEVYCEQDYEDGGWIVIQNRFDGSVNFYRGWSEYESGFGSLRGEFWLGLRKIHELTYGKPHELHVILEDFEGQTVVAKYSHILVGGPNEKYSLNSLGTYGGTAGDSLSDAVKMKFSTLDSDNDSHATDNCAVLFQGAWWYGACHSSNLNGLYMRGKVDVFATMMCWKEFKGYHYGLKRSQMLIRATS